Proteins from a genomic interval of Siniperca chuatsi isolate FFG_IHB_CAS linkage group LG10, ASM2008510v1, whole genome shotgun sequence:
- the elapor1 gene encoding endosome/lysosome-associated apoptosis and autophagy regulator 1, translating into MQRGHIHLSHLLLWLLFAPTSADLPMCKESDYHFEYTECDVLGSRWRVAVPNKADTCTGLPDPVKGTQCTFSCSEGEFLDMQTQQCQKCAAGTYSLGTGVAFDEWDSLPSGFVTHGVNTNGGDAHTDCSNSTWTPKGDYIASNTDECTATLSYAVSLKKPGTVSFEYFYPDNSIYFEFFVQNDQCQSTDSESRWMKISESNWSKYRVELNSGNNVLYWRTTTYTLLGSAVKPVLLRNVAISGVAYTSECFHCKPGTHSAKPGSARCTPCPVETYSNKGATVCHQCEPDTYAEAGSGSCKPRPACTNSDYFYTHTPCDSDGKTQLMYKWIEPKICSETVEGAVKLPASGEKQTCPPCNPGFFVTNSSTCEPCDRGFFSNGTACDKCPVGTEPVVGLEYKWWNMMPSNMKSSIFHREFSDSEHSTAWEVAGEYVYTTPGDQDTDYLMLTLNVSGYRLPQSMAKDSERSELSRITFVFETMCTADCKFYFLAGYNQWNNDVVEQWKGSNRKQSYSYLIQSNSTASFTWTFQRTEEFNAERKYSADVAKIYSIHITNVIGGVASQCRRCALMSANAGSACVPCPPGHYMVSGTGVCMSCPPNTFIRADQPVGEAACVQCGPNTKSNKAHTACLSDCALDVQTGGGALLHYDFSPLANVTGFHSSPRFTNKGLRYFHRFNLGLCGKEGRVPATCVDNVTESGREVKGYVCQSTVVPSDIRSETVVSSQPFLIGDSLIGVTTDTTLSSISSPKWLFPSASSLPDVIFYYKSSETTQACKQGRSATIRLRCNPTVAAKDLITLPSNCSEGTCDGCTFHFLWQSQHACPLCTKNHYREIVSACIQGIQRTTYVWQQPLQCYGGESLPAQKVSACVTLDFWLKFGVSTGTIAAVLLISISCYFWKKTRKLQYKYSKLMMSSGGKECELPTADSCAIMEGEDAEDDVMYLTKKSFFTKMKSFSRERTSDGFDSVPLKSSSSCQQREEEDSDDA; encoded by the exons ATGCAGCGAGGCCACATACACCTGAGCCACCTTTTACTGTGGCTGCTTTTTGCACCAACCTCTGCGGATTTGCCCATGTGCAAAGAG TCAGATTATCACTTTGAGTACACAGAGTGTGACGTACTCGGCTCACGATGGAGAGTGGCGGTTCCCAACAAAGCTGACACATGCACAGGCCTCCCAGATCCAGTCAAAGGCACTCAGTGCA CCTTCTCCTGTAGTGAGGGGGAGTTCCTCGACATGCAGACGCAGCAGTGCCAGAAGTGTGCTGCAGGCACCTACTCTCTGGGCACTGGCGTGGCCTTTGATGAGTGGGACAGCCTGCCGTCTGGTTTTGTCACCCACGGGGTCAACACGAATGGCGGGGACGCCCACACAGACTGCTCAAA CTCAACCTGGACACCAAAGGGTGATTACATAGCCTCAAACACAGATGAGTGCACTGCAACGCTGTCCTATGCTGTGAGCCTGAAGAAACCTGGAACAGTGTCTTTTGAATATTTCTACCCTGACAACAGCATTTACTTTGAGTTCTTT GTTCAGAATGACCAGTGTCAGTCTACAGACTCTGAAAGCCGCTGGATGAAGATCTCAGAGAGCAACTGGAGCAAATACAGG GTTGAGCTGAACAGTGGCAACAATGTGCTGTATTGGAGAACCACTACGTATACTCTGCTGGGCAGTGCTGTCAAACCTGTGCTGTTAAGAAACGTTGCCATCTCAG GGGTGGCCTACACATCAGAGTGTTTCCATTGTAAACCCGGCACCCACAGTGCAAAACCAGGATCTGCCCGCTGTACCCCCTGCCCTGTTGAAACCTACTCCAACAAGGGTGCCACTGTTTGCCATCAGTGTGAACCGGACACATATGCAG AGGCTGGTTCAGGGAGCTGCAAACCGAGACCTGCATGTACAAACAGTGACTACTTCTACACCCACACTCCCTGTGACTCTGATGGAAAG ACTCAGCTCATGTACAAGTGGATTGAGCCTAAGATCTGCAGTGAGACTGTCGAAGGAGCTGTGAAGCTGCCCGCATCAGGGGAGAAGCAAACCTGTCCCCCATGTAACCCGGGTTTCTTTGTCACCAACTCATCCACCTGCGAACCCTGCGACAGAGGTTTCTTCTCAAACGGAACAG CCTGTGACAAGTGCCCTGTTGGCACGGAGCCAGTGGTGGGTCTCGAGTACAAATGGTGGAACATGATGCCGAGCAACATGAAGAGCTCCATCTTCCATCGAGAGTTCAGCGACTCTGAACACAGCACGG CATGGGAGGTGGCAGGAGAGTATGTCTACACCACCCCCGGGGATCAGGACACAGATTACCTGATGCTCACGCTCAATGTCTCTGGATACAG GCTGCCTCAGTCCATGGCCAAAGACAGTGAAAGGAGCGAACTATCACGCATCACCTTCGTCTTTGAGACCATGTGTACAGCTGACTGCAAATTTTACTTCCTGGCG GGTTATAATCAGTGGAATAATGATGTGGTGGAGCAGTGGAAAGGCAGCAACAGGAAACAGTCGTACTCCTACCTGATCCAGAGCAACAGCACCGCCAGCTTCACCTGGACATTTCAGCGAACAGAGGAATTTAATGCG GAGAGGAAATACAGCGCGGATGTTGCAAAGATCTACTCCATCCACATCACCAATGTGATCGGGGGGGTTGCCTCTCAGTGTCGCCGTTGTGCCCTGATGTCTGCTAACGCGGGCTCCGCCTGTGTCCCCTGCCCACCTGGACATTACATGGTCAGTGGGACAGGAGTGTGTATGAGCTGCCCGCCAAACACCTTCATCAGGGCCGATCAGCCTGTCGGAGAGGCCGCTTGTGTTCAGTGTGGACCAAACACAAAGAGTAATAAG GCCCACACTGCTTGTCTCAGTGACTGTGCGTTGGACGTGCAGACGGGAGGGGGAGCACTGCTGCACTATGACTTCTCTCCTCTGGCCAACGTCACCGGCTTTCACAGCAGCCCCCGTTTCACCAACAAGGGCCTGAGATATTTCCATCGCTTTAATTTGGGTCTGTGTGGGAAAGAG GGCAGAGTGCCAGCTACCTGTGTGGACAATGTAACAGAGAGCGGgagagaggtcaaaggttacGTCTGTCAGTCCACTGTGGTTCCCTCTGACATCAGGAGTGAGACCGTGGTGTCCTCCCAGCCTTTCCTTATTGGTGACTCACTCATCG GTGTGACCACTGACACAACCCTGAGTAGCATCTCCTCTCCAAAATGGCTGTTTCCCTCAGCGTCCAGTCTGCCAGATGTCATATTTTATTACAA gtCCAGTGAGACGACTCAGGCTTGTAAACAAGGCAGGTCAGCCACCATCAGACTGAGATGCAATCCCACAGTGGCCGCTAAAGACCTCATTACGCTGCCAAG TAACTGTTCAGAGGGGACGTGTGATGGTTGTACTTTCCACTTTCTGTGGCAGAGCCAGCATGCATGTCCACTCTGCACCAAAAACCACTACAGAGAGATTGTCAGCGCTTGCATCCAGGGAATACAG agaaCCACCTATGTGTGGCAGCAGCCGTTGCAGTGTTATGGAGGAGAGTCACTACCAGCACAAAAAGTCAGTGCTTGTGTGACTCTGGATTTCTGGCTCAAGTTTGGTGTTTCCACGGGAACGATCGCTGCTGTGCTGCTCATCAGTATCAGCTGCTATTTCTGGAAGAAGACACGCAA GTTGCAGTATAAGTACTCTAAGCTGATGATGAGCTCTGGGGGTAAAGAGTGTGAGCTGCCCACTGCAGACAGCTGTGCAATAATGGAGGGAGAGGACGCAGAGGATGATGTCATGTACCTCACCAAGAAATCCTTCTTCACCAAAATGAAGTCCTTCTCACGAGAG AGGACATCAGATGGATTTGACTCAGTTCCACTTAAGTCATCATCTTCATGCcagcaaagagaggaggaagactcCGATGATGCTTAa
- the cfap276 gene encoding protein C1orf194 homolog isoform X2: protein MSSRDPFPSTKFENGFTLSGIRPPQRKTCDKPTHIAQTEQPWSRLHDTATLASTRRSVMHYERQAPNDSLDFQLKSVYDHHKDFFWRKNQILYQKETVSEDQRKQETLKQDMQEKEQEKNIRVWVDPQRCSIYSIK, encoded by the exons ATGTCAAGCCGGGATCCTTTCCCCTCCACAAAGTTTGAAAACGGCTTCACTCTCAGCGGCATTAGGCCGCCGCAG agaaaaacatgtgATAAACCAACTCACATTGCCCAAACAGAGCAACCCTGGAGTCGCCTCCATGATACAGCCACTTTGGCCAGCACACGGCGGAGTGTTATGCATTATGAGCGTCAG GCTCCAAACGACAGCCTCGACTTCCAACTGAAGTCTGTCTATGATCACCACAAGGACTTCTTCTGGAGAAAGAACCAGATTTTATACCAGAAGGAGACCGTCTCTGAGGACCAAAG gaaacaggaaacgtTAAAGCAGGACATGCAGGAAAAGGAACAAGAGAAAAACATCAGAGTGTGGGTCGATCCACAGAGGTGCTCCATTTACAGCATTAAGTGA
- the cfap276 gene encoding protein C1orf194 homolog isoform X1, producing the protein MSSRDPFPSTKFENGFTLSGIRPPQRKTCDKPTHIAQTEQPWSRLHDTATLASTRRSVMHYERQVTIMILTFIYDTREIFQGKRTLSTLNAPLFSQPQAPNDSLDFQLKSVYDHHKDFFWRKNQILYQKETVSEDQRKQETLKQDMQEKEQEKNIRVWVDPQRCSIYSIK; encoded by the exons ATGTCAAGCCGGGATCCTTTCCCCTCCACAAAGTTTGAAAACGGCTTCACTCTCAGCGGCATTAGGCCGCCGCAG agaaaaacatgtgATAAACCAACTCACATTGCCCAAACAGAGCAACCCTGGAGTCGCCTCCATGATACAGCCACTTTGGCCAGCACACGGCGGAGTGTTATGCATTATGAGCGTCAGGTAACGATAATGATTTTGACATTCATTTATGACACAAGAGAAATATTTCAAGGAAAACGCACCCTCAGTACTTTGAATGCACCGCTCTTTTCTCAACCTCAGGCTCCAAACGACAGCCTCGACTTCCAACTGAAGTCTGTCTATGATCACCACAAGGACTTCTTCTGGAGAAAGAACCAGATTTTATACCAGAAGGAGACCGTCTCTGAGGACCAAAG gaaacaggaaacgtTAAAGCAGGACATGCAGGAAAAGGAACAAGAGAAAAACATCAGAGTGTGGGTCGATCCACAGAGGTGCTCCATTTACAGCATTAAGTGA